Proteins from a single region of Verrucosispora sp. NA02020:
- a CDS encoding LLM class F420-dependent oxidoreductase: MRLGLNLGYQTAWSTPADHLAMAQEADRLGYSVVWAAEAYGSDSPSMLSWMAGQTERIDIGSAVMQIPARTPAMTAMTAATLDALSGGRFRLGLGVSGPQVSEGWHGVRFGKPLARTREYVDIVKLAVARKEVAYDGEFYQLPLPDGPGKALRLGFHPPREHIPIYLAAVGPKNLELAGEIADGWLAVFYAPEFAEEQLAAVRAGRAKVGKELAGFDVVPSVPVVVGDDVDSCAQLVRWYAALYVGGMGSRQQNFYNQLATRMGYGDAAREVQDLYLAKRQRDAAAAVPLEFIDRTSLLGPKERIAERMRQYAESGVTTLSITLFAGDRDSGVQTLRTVAEALELSGVGE; encoded by the coding sequence GTGCGACTCGGGCTAAACCTCGGATACCAGACAGCCTGGAGCACGCCGGCGGATCATCTGGCCATGGCTCAGGAGGCGGACCGACTCGGCTACTCGGTGGTGTGGGCGGCGGAGGCGTACGGCTCCGACTCGCCGAGCATGCTCTCCTGGATGGCCGGACAGACCGAGCGGATAGACATCGGCAGCGCGGTGATGCAGATCCCGGCCCGTACGCCCGCGATGACCGCGATGACCGCGGCGACCCTCGACGCGCTCTCCGGCGGCCGCTTCCGGCTCGGCCTGGGCGTCTCCGGCCCGCAGGTCTCCGAGGGCTGGCACGGCGTACGGTTCGGCAAGCCGCTGGCCCGGACCCGGGAGTACGTGGACATCGTGAAGCTGGCGGTGGCCCGCAAGGAGGTCGCCTACGACGGTGAGTTCTACCAGCTCCCGCTGCCCGACGGTCCCGGCAAGGCGCTGCGGCTGGGTTTCCATCCGCCGCGTGAGCACATCCCGATCTACCTCGCCGCCGTCGGTCCGAAGAACCTGGAGCTGGCCGGCGAGATCGCCGACGGCTGGCTGGCCGTCTTCTACGCCCCCGAGTTCGCCGAGGAGCAACTCGCGGCGGTACGCGCCGGCCGGGCCAAGGTCGGCAAGGAGCTGGCCGGCTTCGACGTGGTGCCCTCCGTGCCGGTCGTGGTCGGCGACGACGTCGACTCCTGCGCCCAGCTGGTGCGCTGGTACGCCGCCCTCTACGTGGGCGGGATGGGCAGCCGCCAGCAGAACTTCTACAACCAGTTGGCGACCCGGATGGGGTACGGCGACGCCGCCCGGGAGGTGCAGGACCTCTACCTGGCCAAGCGGCAGCGCGACGCGGCGGCCGCGGTGCCGCTGGAGTTCATCGACCGGACCTCGCTGCTCGGCCCCAAGGAGCGGATCGCCGAGCGGATGCGCCAGTACGCCGAGTCCGGCGTCACCACCCTGTCGATCACCCTGTTCGCCGGCGACCGGGACAGCGGGGTGCAGACCCTGCGTACCGTCGCCGAGGCGCTGGAACTCTCGGGAGTCGGGGAGTGA
- a CDS encoding hemerythrin domain-containing protein: MSVHLPPLPPSTGDGYQPAGQSIAATIADEHQQLLSLTRRLVEPGPDPAHGREILVAALSRHLAAEEQCLLPAIRQALGDVNQPVADVLAGDAALLMALRGLDDDRLPMVADLLDAHVTAVDALVQRLCAAATEEELIRLGNRLEIAEEAAPTRPHPGIPHTPPWNRIVEPAVALVDKFRDAVTGRHTQLSEVAEPPPR; encoded by the coding sequence GTGTCCGTCCACCTGCCGCCGCTGCCACCGTCGACCGGCGACGGTTACCAGCCCGCCGGGCAGAGCATCGCCGCCACCATCGCCGACGAACACCAGCAGCTGCTGAGCCTGACCCGGCGACTGGTCGAGCCCGGCCCGGATCCCGCGCACGGCCGGGAGATCCTGGTCGCGGCGCTCTCCCGGCACCTGGCGGCTGAGGAGCAGTGCCTGCTGCCCGCCATCCGGCAGGCGCTGGGCGACGTCAACCAGCCGGTCGCCGACGTCCTGGCCGGTGACGCCGCGCTGCTGATGGCGTTGCGCGGGCTGGACGACGACCGCCTGCCGATGGTGGCCGATCTGCTCGACGCGCACGTGACGGCGGTCGACGCCCTGGTGCAGCGGCTCTGCGCGGCGGCCACCGAGGAGGAGCTGATCCGGCTCGGCAACCGGTTGGAGATCGCCGAGGAGGCCGCGCCGACCCGCCCGCACCCGGGGATCCCGCACACTCCCCCGTGGAACCGCATCGTCGAGCCGGCGGTGGCGCTGGTCGACAAGTTCCGGGACGCGGTCACCGGCCGTCACACCCAACTGAGCGAGGTCGCGGAGCCGCCGCCACGCTGA
- a CDS encoding LysR family transcriptional regulator, whose amino-acid sequence MNLELRHLRVVCAIAETGSVTKAASTLGLAQPALTAQLQRIERTLGGPLFERDRRGARPTALGELVLARARVLLPAMKGLQDEAARLAGAVDAPRRYRFGGVNSPILGRLVHRLAAEQPQAQITTYASWSVDELAQLVAGGRLDYALTGVCGDSTPSADYGLSWREVAVDPVMVLLPETHPLAGRSEVALAELRHEQWVAAPGDGCFGDCFAAACARAGFTPRKLYEADVRGCIDLVDAGEAVALCQATFRPVAGLVTRRLVGTPLRWRLMLGWHPESPAARMAELVLETALVAYTDALAPHPAYLAWLLGNPAFGVRRTAATADRGLRSA is encoded by the coding sequence ATGAATCTGGAGTTGCGGCACCTGCGGGTGGTCTGTGCGATCGCCGAGACGGGCAGCGTGACGAAGGCGGCCTCCACGCTCGGGCTGGCGCAGCCGGCGTTGACCGCCCAGCTCCAGCGCATCGAACGGACCCTCGGCGGGCCGCTGTTCGAACGGGACCGGCGCGGCGCCCGACCCACCGCACTCGGTGAGCTGGTGCTCGCCCGGGCGCGGGTGCTGCTGCCGGCGATGAAGGGGCTCCAGGACGAGGCGGCGCGGCTCGCCGGGGCGGTCGACGCCCCGCGCCGCTACCGCTTCGGCGGGGTGAACAGCCCGATCCTGGGCCGGCTGGTGCACCGGCTCGCCGCCGAGCAACCACAGGCCCAGATCACCACGTACGCGTCCTGGTCGGTCGACGAGCTGGCGCAACTGGTCGCGGGCGGACGGTTGGACTACGCGTTGACCGGGGTCTGCGGCGACTCCACCCCGTCGGCGGACTACGGACTGAGCTGGCGGGAGGTGGCCGTCGACCCGGTGATGGTGCTGCTGCCGGAGACCCATCCGCTGGCCGGCCGCAGCGAGGTGGCGCTGGCCGAGCTGCGGCACGAGCAGTGGGTGGCCGCACCGGGCGACGGGTGCTTCGGCGACTGTTTCGCCGCCGCCTGCGCCCGGGCCGGCTTCACCCCGCGCAAGCTGTACGAGGCCGACGTCCGCGGCTGCATCGACCTGGTGGACGCCGGGGAGGCGGTGGCGTTGTGCCAGGCCACGTTCCGGCCGGTGGCGGGCCTGGTGACCCGGCGGCTGGTCGGCACTCCGCTGCGCTGGCGACTGATGCTGGGCTGGCACCCGGAGTCCCCCGCCGCCCGGATGGCCGAACTGGTGCTGGAGACGGCGCTGGTGGCGTACACGGACGCGCTGGCGCCGCATCCGGCGT
- a CDS encoding aldo/keto reductase, whose product MQQRPLGRSGLAVSRLALGTMTWGRDTDADDAAAQLKSYLDAGGNLIDTADVYGDGDAESVIGSLLGGLVPRDELLIATKAGLRPGGPRRRDGSRGHLLRTLDASLRRLGTDHVDLFQVHGYDPATPLEETLAALDHAVASGRVRYVGVSNFSGWQTARAAAWQTAWPGRAPVVAAQVEYSLLERGVEREVLPACEALGLGVLPWSPLGRGVLTGKYRHGRPADSRAVSPHFERFVSTYLEPRCSSIVEAVATAAGGLGVSPLEVALAWIRDRPGVTAPILGARTSGQLLGALQVERMTLPEEITTALDDVSALEVGYPERDG is encoded by the coding sequence ATGCAACAGCGACCGCTCGGCCGAAGCGGGCTGGCGGTTTCCCGGCTCGCGCTCGGCACCATGACCTGGGGCCGGGACACCGACGCCGACGACGCCGCTGCGCAACTGAAGAGTTACCTCGACGCGGGTGGCAACCTGATCGACACCGCCGACGTGTACGGCGACGGCGACGCCGAGTCGGTGATCGGCTCGCTGCTGGGTGGTCTGGTGCCCCGCGACGAGCTGCTCATCGCCACCAAGGCGGGGTTGCGTCCGGGTGGCCCCCGCCGTCGCGACGGCTCCCGGGGGCACCTGCTGCGCACGCTCGACGCCTCGTTGCGACGGCTGGGCACCGACCACGTCGACCTGTTCCAGGTGCACGGCTACGACCCGGCCACCCCGCTGGAGGAGACCCTGGCCGCGCTCGACCACGCGGTGGCCAGCGGCCGGGTCCGCTACGTCGGCGTGTCGAACTTCTCCGGCTGGCAGACCGCCCGGGCGGCGGCCTGGCAGACGGCCTGGCCCGGACGTGCCCCGGTGGTAGCCGCGCAGGTGGAGTACTCCCTGCTGGAACGCGGGGTCGAGCGCGAGGTGCTGCCGGCCTGCGAGGCGCTCGGTCTGGGCGTGCTGCCGTGGTCACCCCTGGGTCGTGGGGTGCTCACCGGCAAGTACCGGCACGGCCGGCCGGCGGACTCGCGGGCGGTGTCGCCCCATTTCGAGCGTTTCGTCTCCACCTACCTGGAGCCGCGCTGCTCCAGCATCGTGGAGGCGGTCGCCACCGCCGCCGGTGGCCTCGGGGTCTCCCCGTTGGAGGTGGCGCTGGCCTGGATCCGGGACCGGCCCGGCGTGACCGCGCCGATCCTCGGCGCCCGGACGTCCGGGCAACTGCTCGGCGCCCTCCAGGTGGAGCGGATGACCCTGCCCGAGGAGATCACCACGGCGCTGGACGACGTCTCGGCCCTGGAGGTCGGCTACCCCGAACGCGACGGGTGA
- a CDS encoding M20/M25/M40 family metallo-hydrolase: protein MTSDAHPAFPAPTDEVVDLCRDLLRIDTTNTGENATSVGERLAAEYVAEKLAEVGITPEIHESAPGRANVIARIPGADPSRGALLVHGHLDVVPADADEWSVHPFSGELRDGYLWGRGAIDMKDFDAMVLAVVRHWQRTGVRPPRDIVLAYTADEEAGSEYGAHYLVTRHRELFDGCTEGIGEVGGFSYTVDESQRLYLIETAQKGIDWLRLHAKGRPGHGSMVHDDNAVTALAEAVARIGRHRFPVVVTDTVRAFLEEVSEVLGIELDPDDPETAIAKLGPIANIIGATIRNTANPTRLAAGYKDNVIPGRASATIDCRSLPGQSELLERQLRELVGPDIAIEYVQRQPALETTFDGDLVEAMSAALRAEDPGARPVPYMLSGGTDAKAFAQIGVRCFGFAPLRLPADLNFSALFHGIDERVPVDGLQFGVRVLDRFLRTS, encoded by the coding sequence ATGACGAGCGACGCGCACCCCGCCTTCCCCGCGCCGACCGACGAGGTCGTCGACCTCTGCCGGGACCTGTTGCGCATCGACACCACCAACACCGGCGAGAACGCGACCAGCGTCGGAGAGCGCCTCGCCGCCGAGTACGTCGCCGAGAAGCTGGCCGAGGTCGGCATCACCCCCGAGATCCACGAGTCCGCCCCCGGGCGGGCCAACGTGATCGCCCGGATCCCCGGCGCCGACCCGAGCCGGGGCGCGCTGCTGGTGCACGGCCACCTGGACGTGGTGCCGGCCGACGCCGACGAGTGGTCGGTGCACCCCTTCTCCGGCGAGCTGCGCGACGGCTACCTGTGGGGCCGGGGCGCCATCGACATGAAGGACTTCGACGCGATGGTGCTCGCCGTGGTCCGCCACTGGCAGCGCACCGGCGTCCGCCCGCCGCGCGACATCGTGCTCGCGTACACCGCCGACGAGGAGGCCGGCAGCGAGTACGGCGCGCACTACCTCGTCACCCGGCACCGGGAGCTGTTCGACGGGTGCACCGAGGGTATCGGCGAGGTCGGCGGCTTCTCGTACACGGTGGACGAGTCGCAGCGGCTCTATCTGATCGAGACCGCGCAGAAGGGCATCGACTGGCTGCGGCTGCACGCCAAGGGGCGGCCCGGGCACGGCTCGATGGTGCACGACGACAACGCGGTGACCGCGCTGGCCGAGGCGGTGGCCCGGATCGGTCGGCACCGCTTCCCGGTGGTGGTCACCGACACCGTGCGGGCCTTCCTGGAGGAGGTCTCCGAGGTGCTCGGCATCGAGCTGGACCCGGACGACCCGGAGACCGCCATCGCCAAGCTCGGCCCGATCGCGAACATCATCGGCGCCACCATCCGCAACACCGCCAACCCGACGCGGCTCGCCGCCGGCTACAAGGACAACGTCATCCCCGGCCGGGCCAGCGCCACCATCGACTGCCGCAGCCTGCCCGGCCAGTCCGAGCTGCTGGAACGGCAGCTGCGCGAGCTGGTCGGCCCGGACATCGCCATCGAGTACGTGCAACGCCAGCCCGCCCTGGAGACCACCTTCGACGGCGACCTGGTCGAGGCGATGTCCGCCGCGCTGCGCGCCGAGGACCCGGGAGCCCGGCCGGTGCCGTACATGCTCTCCGGCGGTACGGACGCGAAGGCGTTCGCGCAGATCGGCGTCCGGTGTTTCGGGTTCGCGCCGCTGCGATTGCCGGCCGACCTGAACTTCTCCGCGCTGTTCCATGGCATCGACGAGCGGGTACCGGTGGACGGACTACAGTTCGGCGTGCGGGTTCTCGACCGGTTCCTGCGCACCAGTTAG
- a CDS encoding undecaprenyl-diphosphate phosphatase — translation MTWIEAIVLGIVQGLTEFLPVSSSGHLRITSAIFFDRDAGASFTAVTQLGTEAAVLLYFAKDIWRIGRTWTVGIWDKSVRSSLDYRMGWYVIVGSIPIGALGFLFKDQIRETARNLWVVATTLIVFAFVLAFAEYWGRQTRTLKDFRMRDGVVMGFAQAMALIPGVSRSGATLTFGLFLNLTRETAARYSFLLAIPAVVMSGIFSLGDVFEPAAPGTSAPTVAQMVVATLIAFVVGYAAIAWLLRFVAHHTLYVFVLYRVAVGTLVFALLLTGTISAT, via the coding sequence GTGACCTGGATCGAAGCCATCGTCCTGGGCATCGTCCAGGGCCTGACCGAGTTCCTTCCGGTCAGCTCGTCGGGGCACCTGCGGATCACCTCGGCGATCTTCTTCGACCGTGACGCGGGGGCGTCGTTCACCGCGGTCACCCAGCTCGGCACCGAAGCGGCCGTGCTGCTCTACTTCGCCAAGGACATCTGGCGCATCGGCCGTACCTGGACGGTCGGGATCTGGGACAAGTCCGTACGCTCCAGCCTCGACTACCGGATGGGCTGGTACGTCATCGTCGGCTCGATCCCGATCGGGGCGCTCGGTTTCCTGTTCAAGGACCAGATCCGGGAGACCGCCCGGAACCTGTGGGTGGTGGCCACCACCCTGATCGTGTTCGCCTTCGTGCTCGCCTTCGCCGAGTACTGGGGTCGGCAGACCCGGACGTTGAAGGACTTCCGGATGCGCGACGGTGTGGTGATGGGCTTCGCCCAGGCGATGGCGCTGATCCCCGGCGTGTCCCGGTCCGGTGCGACGTTGACCTTCGGCCTGTTCCTCAACCTGACCCGGGAGACGGCGGCCCGCTACTCGTTCCTGCTGGCCATCCCGGCCGTGGTGATGTCCGGGATCTTCAGCCTCGGGGACGTCTTCGAACCGGCGGCCCCGGGCACCTCGGCACCCACCGTCGCGCAGATGGTGGTCGCCACGCTCATCGCCTTCGTCGTCGGGTACGCGGCCATCGCCTGGCTGCTGCGGTTCGTCGCCCACCACACCCTGTACGTCTTCGTGCTCTACCGGGTGGCGGTCGGCACGCTGGTGTTCGCCCTGCTGCTCACCGGCACCATCAGCGCCACCTGA
- a CDS encoding DUF5703 family protein, with product MDYEYAPLRLPPNVDRLAAAAQLAIQAEFSGWELARVQLYRDGTRQVVLRRRVANGSPQPGLSY from the coding sequence ATGGACTACGAGTACGCGCCGCTGCGCCTACCGCCGAACGTCGACCGGTTGGCCGCCGCCGCGCAACTGGCGATCCAGGCCGAGTTCAGCGGGTGGGAGCTGGCCCGGGTGCAGTTGTACCGCGACGGCACCCGCCAGGTGGTGCTGCGCCGCCGCGTGGCCAACGGCTCCCCGCAGCCCGGCCTCTCCTACTGA